The sequence GTATACCATCTCGGGCTTAGCCTGTCAAAAAAACAAGTCCATTAATTACCTGCAAATATACCTGTGCAAATACTTATCGACAATAAGAAAGGTTTTTAAGAGAAACAGGTATTCATTTTATGGGATCACACGCCGAAAATCATATTGTAACGATATAAGTTGAATAGGAGACGGAAATGCTTACGTCCACGCAGACATATTGGCCTGACGCCGTTAAAACAGCCTTTAAAAGAGACTTGAATCTCCCTGTGCTGTCACCGGTGGCGATTAGGGTTGTACAACTCTCAAACGATCCGGTCTGTGATTCGCGTCGTTTAGGAGAGACAATTAGTGCTGACCCAGGTTTGAGCGCCCGTGTACTCAAGCTAGCAAATTCGTCGTACTATGGCTTTTCAGGTGATATAATAAGTGTGCAACAAGCCATCATTTTAATTGGATTTTCAGCGATTAGAAACTTAGTGCTTGGTCTATCGATGAAGGACTTGTTCGCCAATTGCCCTGAGACGACCTATTTGGATGAGCTTTGGTCTCACTCTTATCTAACCGCCTGTTTAGCCGATACATTAGTCAGTTATATAAGCTGCCCACATCAATGCTATACATTCACTGCAGGGCTGCTTCACAACATAGGAAAACTCGTTATCCAATCAACCTATAGCAAGCAAACTTCTGCAATTATTGGCGCGTCATACAGCCAGAATATACCGCTCCACCTTGTCGAAGAAAAGATAATTGGTTTCAATCATGCCCACGTTGGTGGATGGGCTGCAAAGTGTTGGAACCTACCAACGTCTCTAGTTGAAACGATAGCGCTGCATCATACCCCCACAAAGGCAAAAGAAGCTTCTACCTTGTGTGCTATAACCAGTCTTTCGAGTTTCCTGGCAAGACGAAAAGACGAGACCCTTCCGACTGACATCCCATCAGTCTTCCTCAACCCACAAATCAGCGAAACGATGCTGGTAAAAATGTGGGAAAAATGGATAACTTTGAGGCAAACACACCTAGAGGCAGTTGCATTTCTATCTGCAACTTAACGCTTTTTAACAAATGCGTAGTATAATCTTATTGGATCGTTCGTCTAACCAGCAGTATTAAGACGACGAAGAAGGCAGTAAGGATGACGTTACGCTCTTTATTACGCAAAGATAAACCCGCAATCTCTCCTGAAAATTTACGCAGCAGAGCGGTCGCAAGAATTATGGCTTATGTTGAAGCGAACCGCCCACATCCATGGTGTTGTCCCGTATGTTTAAAATTCGGCACAGGCCAAGAAATGAATGCTGATGATAAAGGACATATTGAAGGGGCTATCCGGTATCAAGAACAACTCTTGATTGAAGAATATGGGTATCTAGTCTCAACCCCGCGCACATTAGCAGGCGCGAAGAAAAGATAATTCTCACATTCTCTCTGGCCTGAAGCAACGATCTGGCCTTATCTCTACACTATCTTTCATACAGCAAAGTTAGTTATTACCTAGCCCCTATTAACTACGTCCAACTACAGGTGCGATTCGTATTTCGTAGTGTGTATTTCCGGATCAGAACGTGCCGTCAAACACGTCATTCCGAGCTTGACGAGGAATCTTCCGAAAGCCTCTTCGACTACGCTCAGAATCACGTATTTCAAGCATGTAGCGGACTTTGCCCCCTGATCCCCAAATCCGGTTCTTGCCTCTTACTTCTGACTCTATCTTCTTACATCTCGCCCTTTCACCTTGATAGGCTTTTGCGATACAATAGGATGGAATGCTTAAGATACAGGGAGAGAATGATGGAAATATCAATTGATCGCTTGAATTCATTAGATACTGATTTCCGTGGATATCTTGAAGGGGATGTTGTTAACCGTTTCTTTGATGCATTTGGAATTAAGTTCGCGGCAGGGCATTGGTGCGCGGGCGAGTTCAGAGATCGGTTCTGCCCCGTCGGCTATAACTCAAATAATCCTGATTTTATCGATACTACCGTTACCCAAATCGCTAGGATAAAGCAGGCTGGAATTAAGGGCATTGAGTTTCATGAGGATGTTTTCGTTGACAATAATCACCTCAAAGACCCCGCAAAGGTCAGCGAAATCACTGATGCGCTGAAGCTGCACGGCCTCATTCCCACCTGTATGAACATGAACACCTGGGGCGATCCCAAGTGGAAATTCGGCGGAGTGACCAATCCTGACCCTGCTATTCGGCGCGATTGCTTAGCTCTGTGTCTCCAAGGTGTTGAGATGGCGAAAGAAATCGGCTTTGCCAGTTGCAACCTGTGGCCAGGCTCTGATGGTTGGGACTATCATTTTGAAGTGGACTACGGCAAGCGGTTTGATTGGTTCATCGATGGCTGCACCCAAATCGCCAAAAAATGTCAGGACCTAGGACTGAAATTCGGCACCGAGCCTAAGCAGAAAGAACCGCGCGAAGGCAACATGATCACCAACACCGTCGGCAAAGCCGCCCTAGTAGCTAAAGAAGTCAACAACACATTAGGTGCGGTTGTGATGGGGGTTGTTATTGATTACGGTCACGAGCAAATGGCCGGCAACCAGCCAGCTGACAGCCTCTACATGCTCAAGCGTATCGGCGTCCCGATTGCCAATTTCCACATCAACGCCGCCAAGTACAATTCCAATGACGAAGACCGCATTACCGGCACCGATGACATCTGGCGACTAACTGAGTTCTGCTATGCCGCCATCGACACAGGCTACGACGGCTGGTTCGGCGAGGACCAATTCACCTATCGCTGTGAACAAGTCAAAGCGATGGAGCTAAGCAAAGAAATGTTCGCCAATTGCATGAAGCGAGCGTTGAAGATTTACCGAGTAAAAGATAAACTCCAAGCCGCCCAAGACACCGGCATGTCCGAAAAGTGCATCGACGTGGTCAAAAAGATAATCTACGGCGAAGCCTAATCCACTCTTATTGCCAGGAATGTTTACATTCCTGGCAATAACTATATTTGTCGCGTCGG is a genomic window of bacterium containing:
- a CDS encoding HDOD domain-containing protein: MLTSTQTYWPDAVKTAFKRDLNLPVLSPVAIRVVQLSNDPVCDSRRLGETISADPGLSARVLKLANSSYYGFSGDIISVQQAIILIGFSAIRNLVLGLSMKDLFANCPETTYLDELWSHSYLTACLADTLVSYISCPHQCYTFTAGLLHNIGKLVIQSTYSKQTSAIIGASYSQNIPLHLVEEKIIGFNHAHVGGWAAKCWNLPTSLVETIALHHTPTKAKEASTLCAITSLSSFLARRKDETLPTDIPSVFLNPQISETMLVKMWEKWITLRQTHLEAVAFLSAT
- a CDS encoding TIM barrel protein, encoding MMEISIDRLNSLDTDFRGYLEGDVVNRFFDAFGIKFAAGHWCAGEFRDRFCPVGYNSNNPDFIDTTVTQIARIKQAGIKGIEFHEDVFVDNNHLKDPAKVSEITDALKLHGLIPTCMNMNTWGDPKWKFGGVTNPDPAIRRDCLALCLQGVEMAKEIGFASCNLWPGSDGWDYHFEVDYGKRFDWFIDGCTQIAKKCQDLGLKFGTEPKQKEPREGNMITNTVGKAALVAKEVNNTLGAVVMGVVIDYGHEQMAGNQPADSLYMLKRIGVPIANFHINAAKYNSNDEDRITGTDDIWRLTEFCYAAIDTGYDGWFGEDQFTYRCEQVKAMELSKEMFANCMKRALKIYRVKDKLQAAQDTGMSEKCIDVVKKIIYGEA